The Streptomyces kanamyceticus DNA segment TTCTTCGCGACCACGCTCACCACTCCCCGCCGGAGTTCGGGGGACCGTCGATGGGGCCGCTGCCGGGCGGGAGGTCGGTAGGCAGGGACGCGGCCAGCGAGGGGCCGATCACCGCCACGAACTGCTCATCAGCGCCAGGCCAGTTGGCGTACACGACCAAATCACCGAGCATCGCCACGGTGCGGTCCAAGTCGTCGCAGTGATCACACATGCCGCTCTCCTTCAGGTGGTGGCATGGGATGGATAAGGACGTGTGGGCGGTCGAGGCGCCGTCAGCGCCGTGCGGCCTGCTCGACGTGCAGCCGGGCCTTGGTGGCCATCTCCCGACGTGAGCAGGTCGGGCGGCCCATGGCGCCGCAGGAACAGCGGAAGTTGTAGTTGCCGAAACCGACGTCGTAGACCTTGGTGCGGTGCTTGCGACGCAGACCCATGACGGATCACCTCTCTGGATGTGGACATGGCGGGGGTAGGGACTTGGCGCGAGGTGGTCGCGCCGACCGGTGGAGCGGGAGGGTTCTAGACGGCTTCAGCGACGGGTTCGGCCGTCGCGGGCACCGGGGCCGCAGCGGTGGGGATGCGTGGGCGGAAGCGGGCCAGCTCCGGGAGATCCGGGGTCAGGTCAGCGTGCCGGTTGCAGGCGTTCACGGCCTGGCGCAGCGTCGTGTGCGGGGTGCGGATGCGGAACCAGTCGCCCGTGGAGTAGCCGACCACGGCCATGCCGCGCCGGTCGTTGGGGATCTGCGTGGCGGCGAACACCGCGTAGGGGGAGATGTCCCCGAACGCCATCCGGGCCGAGGATTCGTCGTTGACCCGATGCGCGGTCCGCCCGGTCAACTGGGCGCGCAGCATCGTGATCCCATCACCCAGCTCGGAGCCGAAACGCTGCCCGTAGATATCCAGGAACACCCCAGCCGCACGCCCGAGTTGGGCCAGCCGGACCAGGGCGGTGATGATCCGATCCCGGCGCTTCTCCTGCGCCTTGCCGGAATACAGGGCCAGTTCGGCCACCTCATCGACGGTGAGCAGGACCGGGATGGGCCGCAGGTGTTCGGGCAGACCCCAGATGTCGGCGGTGATCTCCGCATGCGGGGTGTCGGCGCTGACGCGCTGCTCGCGCCGGATGATCTCGTAGATGCCTTCCATCCGGTCGACCAGGGCTTCGAGCATCTCCATCGCGTCATCGGGGTTGTCCGCCAGCGCGGAGAAGCGGCGGGCCATCGGGGCCAGTTCGACGCCGTTCTTGCAGTCGATGCCGACCAGCGCGATGGGCAGTGCCGCGAGTTCCTTGATGACGCGGCGCTGGTAGACCGACTTGCCCGAC contains these protein-coding regions:
- a CDS encoding FtsK/SpoIIIE domain-containing protein produces the protein MGWLAIALAIVAGLALLLRWRRPAWYWMTFGVLFAAIRIRVRYATVMDACHLTVPASRFRLAMARTFGREIPRQRVPRLLRLSPTRTGLRLRIKMLPGQDAFVFSAAADRLRHSFAVHQVITREAKPGIVEITMTGYDVLKRVQMPARVACDGLKVALALREDGRIHCRDYRETPHSLTLGATQSGKSVYQRRVIKELAALPIALVGIDCKNGVELAPMARRFSALADNPDDAMEMLEALVDRMEGIYEIIRREQRVSADTPHAEITADIWGLPEHLRPIPVLLTVDEVAELALYSGKAQEKRRDRIITALVRLAQLGRAAGVFLDIYGQRFGSELGDGITMLRAQLTGRTAHRVNDESSARMAFGDISPYAVFAATQIPNDRRGMAVVGYSTGDWFRIRTPHTTLRQAVNACNRHADLTPDLPELARFRPRIPTAAAPVPATAEPVAEAV